A single region of the Nicotiana sylvestris chromosome 6, ASM39365v2, whole genome shotgun sequence genome encodes:
- the LOC104229403 gene encoding SUMO-activating enzyme subunit 1B-1-like, translated as MGKECEELTEQETAIYDRQIRVWGVDAQRRLSKSHIFVSGLKGTVVEFCKNIVLAGVGSLTLNDDRFVTEELLSANFLVPSDQNVTRGKSLAELCCESPKDFNPMVSVSVNLPLIFLGDLASFDVEFFQKFDAVVISCCSLLTKKSVNAKCRKLPRRVAFDHVECRDSCGEIFVDLQNYSYSKKKNEETIECQLHYPSFEEATEVPWRSLPKRMSKLYFAMRVIERFEVLEKRNPIDTSADDLPNVLKLRKELCEAQWINESQIPDSLLERLLASKHEFPPVCAIVGGVLGQEVIKAISGKGDPLKNFFFFDATDGKVIIEDISNVNS; from the exons ATGGGAAAGGAATGTGAGGAATTGACAGAGCAAGAAACTGCCATATATGATCGTCAAATTAGGGTTTGGGGTGTCGACGCTCAGCGAAG GTTGAGCAAATCTCATATATTTGTCAGTGGACTGAAAGGGACTGTTGTTGAG TTTTGCAAGAATATTGTCTTGGCCGGAGTAGGTAGTTTGACGCTAAATGATGATCGATTTGTAACAGAAGAGTTGCTGTCTGCTAATTTCTTAGTTCCTTCTGATCAAAATGTAACCCGGGGGAAATCACTTGCTGAGCTTTGTTGTGAATCACCGAAAGATTTCAACCCCATGGTTTCTGTTTCT GTTAATCTGCCACTGATATTTTTAGGTGACCTGGCCAGCTTCGATGTTGAATTCTTTCAGAAGTTCGATGCTGTTGTCATCAGTTGTTGCTCCCTATTGACAAAA AAATCAGTCAATGCAAAGTGTCGCAAGTTGCCAAGGCGTGTCGCATTTGACCATGTAGAATGCCGAGATTCCTGCGGTGAGATATTTGTTGACTTGCAGAATTACAGCTATTCCAAG AAAAAGAATGAAGAAACAATTGAATGCCAACTACACTATCCGAGTTTTGAG GAAGCCACTGAAGTACCGTGGAGATCTCTACCCAAGAGAATGTCAAAGCTATACTTTGCCATGAGAG TCATTGAGAGGTTTGAAGTACTTGAAAAGCGGAATCCTATAGATACTTCTGCGGATGACCTTCCGAATGTTCTGAAATTGAGGAAGGAACTATGTGAGGCGCAG TGGATAAATGAATCTCAGATCCCGGATTCTCTACTAGAAAGGTTGTTAGCATCTAAACATGAATTTCCTCCAGTTTGTGCCATTGTGGGAGGAGTCCTTGGACAG GAGGTTATTAAAGCAATATCTGGAAAAGGAGATCCCCTTAAaaactttttcttctttgatgCCACAGACGGTAAGGTGATAATAGAGGACATATCAAATGTCAACAGCTGA